The following proteins come from a genomic window of Geothrix edaphica:
- the elbB gene encoding isoprenoid biosynthesis glyoxalase ElbB, whose product MAKTPKVAVLLAGCGHLDGAEVREAVLTMLALDQHGAAFQCIAPNADQHHVINHVTGQPVPGARRNILEESSRIARVGQCLDLAEAKAADFDALVMPGGYGVAKNHCTFAFKGAEGEVRPDVAAFVRAFFDAKKPVGAICIAPALVALALAGKASADLTLGNDAGCAAAVNKLGQHHKDTPSAREIVIDEACKLVTTPAYMFDDARLSDVFVGIERCVAEVLKRV is encoded by the coding sequence ATGGCGAAGACCCCGAAGGTCGCGGTGCTGCTGGCCGGTTGCGGCCATCTGGACGGGGCGGAGGTACGCGAGGCCGTACTCACCATGCTGGCCCTGGACCAGCATGGCGCCGCCTTCCAGTGCATCGCCCCCAACGCCGACCAGCACCATGTGATCAACCACGTCACGGGCCAGCCGGTGCCGGGCGCCCGGCGCAACATCCTGGAGGAGTCCAGCCGCATCGCGCGGGTGGGCCAGTGCCTGGACCTGGCGGAGGCGAAGGCTGCGGACTTCGATGCCTTGGTGATGCCCGGCGGGTACGGCGTGGCCAAGAATCACTGCACCTTTGCCTTCAAGGGCGCCGAGGGCGAGGTTCGGCCTGACGTGGCGGCTTTCGTGAGGGCCTTCTTCGACGCGAAGAAGCCGGTGGGTGCCATCTGCATTGCCCCGGCCCTGGTGGCCCTGGCCCTGGCGGGCAAGGCTTCCGCGGACCTCACCCTGGGCAACGACGCCGGCTGCGCCGCCGCCGTGAACAAGCTGGGCCAGCACCACAAGGACACGCCCAGCGCGAGGGAGATCGTCATCGACGAAGCCTGCAAGCTCGTCACCACGCCCGCCTACATGTTCGACGACGCGCGGCTGAGCGATGTGTTCGTGGGCATCGAGCGGTGCGTGGCGGAAGTGCTGAAGAGGGTCTAG
- a CDS encoding DUF2520 domain-containing protein, whose translation MRHTVPMAPEFTILGRGRAGRALAAAWGPRVALLDHDARPGGLVLLAVPDRAVAELAAAFPGRCVHLAGSLHLPGIPCAHPLTSFDGEPRDWTGTPVAVTGAVPDLLRRAFGDLGFAAFDLPGELKPLYHAAAVLSSGHAASLWLGAEALLRAHGVALPGRGLLPLAEATLHNVAALGAAGRTGPFVRGDEATIARDAEALPDPWREIFLKLGRSLG comes from the coding sequence TTGCGCCACACTGTCCCCATGGCTCCCGAGTTCACCATCCTGGGTCGTGGCCGCGCCGGCCGCGCGCTGGCGGCGGCCTGGGGGCCGCGGGTGGCGCTGCTGGACCACGACGCCCGGCCCGGGGGGCTGGTGCTTCTCGCGGTGCCGGATCGCGCAGTGGCCGAGCTGGCCGCGGCCTTCCCGGGCCGCTGCGTGCACCTGGCCGGCAGCCTGCACCTGCCGGGGATTCCCTGCGCCCACCCTCTCACCAGCTTCGATGGCGAGCCCCGGGACTGGACCGGCACGCCCGTGGCCGTCACCGGAGCCGTGCCGGACCTCCTGCGCCGGGCCTTCGGCGATCTGGGCTTTGCAGCCTTCGATCTGCCCGGGGAGCTGAAGCCGCTCTACCACGCGGCGGCGGTCCTCAGCTCGGGTCACGCGGCTTCGCTGTGGCTGGGGGCCGAGGCCCTGCTGCGCGCCCACGGTGTGGCGCTGCCGGGTCGGGGTCTGCTGCCGCTGGCGGAAGCCACCCTGCACAATGTGGCGGCCCTCGGGGCCGCCGGGCGCACGGGGCCCTTCGTCCGCGGCGACGAGGCCACCATCGCCCGGGACGCGGAGGCCCTGCCGGATCCCTGGCGCGAGATCTTCCTGAAGCTGGGGCGAAGCCTCGGCTGA
- a CDS encoding EamA family transporter, translating into MSLLLIVSILWALSFGLTAQVSGLGAPFVTAARTLLAALVFLPFLDVKGLSRGQVLAFAGIGALQFGLMYLLYIASFRWLQSSEVALFTIFTPLFVTLTADLLRGRFSWLFLLTAALAVLGTGICVWSGLGRKGILAGFLLMQGANLCFALGQVLYRRLAPASGKRDRDLMGLLYLGASAVAVAMAAPTIPWAKVAAMDSRQVAVLVYLGVVASGLGFFLFNAGARRTDIGTLAVFNNMKIPLAILASGLVFREAVDWPRLAAGGAVIACALGLNGLSGARP; encoded by the coding sequence ATGTCCCTGCTGCTCATCGTCTCGATCCTCTGGGCCCTGTCCTTCGGCCTCACGGCCCAGGTGAGCGGCCTGGGGGCCCCCTTCGTGACCGCGGCACGGACCCTCCTGGCGGCCCTGGTGTTCCTGCCCTTCCTGGATGTGAAGGGGCTGTCCCGGGGCCAGGTGCTGGCCTTCGCGGGCATCGGGGCGCTGCAGTTCGGCCTCATGTACCTGCTCTACATCGCCTCCTTTCGCTGGCTGCAGTCCTCCGAGGTGGCGCTGTTCACGATCTTCACGCCCCTGTTCGTGACGCTCACGGCGGATCTCCTGCGGGGGCGGTTCTCCTGGCTGTTCCTGCTCACGGCGGCCCTGGCGGTGCTGGGGACGGGCATCTGCGTCTGGTCCGGGCTGGGCCGGAAGGGGATCCTGGCGGGCTTCCTGCTGATGCAGGGGGCGAACCTGTGTTTCGCCCTGGGCCAGGTGCTCTACCGGCGCTTGGCCCCGGCCTCGGGCAAACGGGACCGCGACCTCATGGGCCTCCTGTACCTGGGCGCCTCTGCGGTGGCCGTGGCCATGGCGGCGCCCACCATCCCCTGGGCCAAGGTGGCCGCCATGGATAGTCGGCAGGTGGCCGTGCTCGTCTACCTGGGCGTGGTGGCCTCGGGGCTGGGATTCTTCCTCTTCAACGCCGGGGCGCGCCGGACGGACATCGGCACCCTGGCCGTCTTCAACAACATGAAGATCCCCCTGGCCATCCTGGCCTCGGGCCTGGTGTTCCGCGAAGCCGTCGACTGGCCGAGGCTGGCCGCTGGCGGGGCGGTCATCGCCTGCGCCCTGGGGCTGAACGGCCTCTCCGGAGCCCGCCCATGA
- the miaE gene encoding tRNA isopentenyl-2-thiomethyl-A-37 hydroxylase MiaE produces the protein MTPFTPPLALRAETPAAWAEAALADPEALLSDHAHCEKKAALTAMNLARHLGDQAHASGLLSRLADEELDHYRRVLEGIQDFGWTLQPDRGNPYAHELHRLASKGLLDQLLIAAIIEARSCERLWLLEQATAGHPTLGAAPWLAFLLELERCEAGHAHAYRSLAEERFGRAVVQQRLDWWLDREAETIQTQPWRSAVH, from the coding sequence ATGACCCCCTTCACACCGCCGCTGGCACTCCGGGCCGAGACCCCCGCCGCCTGGGCCGAGGCGGCCCTGGCGGATCCCGAGGCCCTGCTGTCAGACCATGCCCACTGCGAGAAGAAGGCGGCCCTCACGGCCATGAATCTGGCCCGGCACCTGGGCGACCAGGCCCACGCCTCCGGCCTGCTGAGCCGGCTGGCGGACGAGGAGCTGGACCACTACCGGCGGGTGCTGGAGGGAATCCAGGACTTTGGCTGGACCCTGCAGCCCGACCGGGGGAACCCCTACGCGCACGAACTCCACCGGCTGGCCTCGAAGGGCCTGCTGGACCAGCTCCTCATCGCCGCGATCATCGAGGCCCGCAGCTGCGAGCGGCTCTGGCTGCTGGAGCAGGCCACGGCCGGCCATCCGACCCTGGGGGCCGCTCCCTGGCTGGCCTTCCTGCTGGAGCTGGAGCGTTGCGAGGCCGGCCATGCCCACGCCTACCGGAGCCTGGCGGAGGAGCGGTTCGGCCGCGCGGTCGTCCAGCAGCGGTTGGACTGGTGGCTGGACCGGGAGGCGGAGACCATCCAGACACAGCCCTGGCGATCTGCGGTCCATTAG
- a CDS encoding TetR/AcrR family transcriptional regulator has protein sequence MSTVPDHGLKEMVPVFGPDALGAHAGASFHQALARLSEGGDLKARLLLSALSHFAAKGYDGVQVKEVAEEAGVSKPTLYYHFGSKEGLFRQLCLVSLSAMAVRIQALVEPFLAAPIRGTKAIDEACVKLVQAYLDLLLESQEFTGFILRSIAVPSPDSGFRDLMPLVEKGLSPLGLFMNHVFGTGLEQARKEVLLFTSLVGALIEEKLRDPQYQISGDEVRWVARRWLHGVQG, from the coding sequence ATGTCCACAGTTCCCGACCACGGTCTCAAAGAGATGGTGCCGGTCTTCGGGCCCGACGCGCTCGGGGCCCATGCCGGTGCGAGCTTCCACCAGGCGCTGGCACGGCTCAGCGAGGGCGGCGACCTCAAGGCCCGCCTCCTGCTGTCGGCCCTGTCCCACTTCGCAGCCAAGGGCTACGACGGTGTGCAGGTGAAGGAGGTGGCCGAGGAGGCGGGCGTCTCGAAGCCCACCCTCTACTACCACTTCGGCAGCAAGGAGGGGCTCTTCCGCCAGCTCTGCCTGGTTTCGCTCTCGGCCATGGCCGTGCGCATCCAGGCCCTGGTCGAGCCCTTCCTGGCGGCTCCCATCCGGGGCACCAAGGCCATCGACGAGGCCTGTGTGAAGCTGGTCCAGGCCTACCTGGATCTGCTCCTGGAGAGCCAGGAATTCACCGGTTTCATCCTGCGCTCCATCGCCGTGCCGTCGCCGGATTCAGGCTTCCGGGACCTCATGCCCCTCGTGGAGAAGGGCCTGAGTCCGCTGGGTCTCTTCATGAACCACGTGTTCGGCACGGGCCTGGAGCAGGCCCGCAAGGAAGTGCTGCTGTTCACCTCCCTGGTGGGTGCCCTCATCGAGGAGAAGCTCCGGGATCCGCAGTACCAGATCTCCGGGGACGAGGTGCGCTGGGTGGCCCGCCGCTGGCTGCACGGCGTCCAGGGCTGA